Proteins encoded within one genomic window of Vanrija pseudolonga chromosome 3, complete sequence:
- the SPCC16C4.10_1 gene encoding putative 6-phosphogluconolactonase, which produces MPNTTPAPVLYSFDAVPTLQKSLADFIVKAQAEAVAARGQFTIALSGGSLPNNLKPLADIPGIHWDKWQVFFADERIVPLDHPESNYAACAKAFLDHVPIKREQIHTLNSSLFSENTRTQPTAENWDLGEVQQEAQAVATDYEKQLVATFASTTTARYPTFDLILLGMGPDGHTCSLFPGHPLLAEQSAWIAPIVDSPKPPPRRITFTYPVLNHASRVAFVATGEGKQEMLAKILDEPELGLPCSRVRPAAPGAVYWFVDDAAAGRLKYAKTEFSS; this is translated from the exons ATGCCCAACacgacccccgcccccgtccTGTACTCGttcgacgccgtgccgacgCTGCAAAAGTCGCTTGCCGACTTCATCGTCAaggcccaggccgaggctgtcgccgctcgcggccagTTCACCATTGCGCTCTCGGGCGGCTCGCTGCCCAACAACCTCAAGCCGCTGGCCGACATCCCCGGCATCCACTGGGACAAGTGGCAGGTCTTctttgccgacgagcgcatcGTCCCCCTCGACCACCCCGAGTCCAACTACGCCGCGTGCGCCAAGGCGTTCCTCGACCACGTCCCCATCAAGCGCGAGCAGATCCACACGCTCAACTCGTCCCTCTTCTCCGAGAACACGCGCACCCAGCCCACGGCCGAGAACTGGGACCTCGGTGAGGTCCAGCAGGAGGCCCAGGCCGTCGCGACCGACTATGAgaagcagctcgtcgcgaccttcgcctcgacgaccacggcccGCTACCCCACCTtcgacctcatcctcctGGGCATGGGACCCGACGGCCACACCTGCTCGCTCTTCCCCGGCCACCCGCTCCTTGCCGAGCAGAGCGCCTGGATTGCGCCCATTGTCGACAGCCCCAAGCCTCCTCCCAGGCGCATCACCTTCAC CTACCCCGTCCTCAACCACGCTTCCCGCGTCGCGTTCGTCGCGACCGGCGAGGGCAAGCAGGAGATGCTCGCcaagatcctcgacgagcccgagctcggcctcccctGCTCGCGCGTGCGCCCTGCTGC CCCCGGTGCGGTCTACTGgtttgtcgacgacgccgctgccggccgcCTGAAGTACGCCAAGACCGAGTTCAGCAGCTGA
- the dna2 gene encoding DNA replication ATP-dependent helicase/nuclease DNA2 has translation MRAASASSSSSKRPMAHDKRGSRAKRARTDKENEDAFMADLLAGLEGSEFDAPPSSSLPSPSKPTPRRGTVPPSSVPEADLIDFLTQPKMPTPRRPLAPLSRSPVGRPLPALGKAAVPSAFRPVKKAEVKPRLEGRSAISPVKEVKIARVPPPAVKAAPVPQLTVVKAESEAKPAVDVDVKPMDAEDDFPLPTASQESHYDMDWDLDALAMIDESALVKETIKYPVLHPPLPALPEGYKPTPWLRCTVEAVYDELLDTIPDDEMSLFLSTLVVTCAEGTRRLIHLKERWADIKARRGDVVNVVSHALNEPHDKPIVLTFSDASSYIIHHPDVLVTMTAIANAIPCPRRPLVQALVKLPEPPSKSMLYGNVLHSLLQGSLSEQKFSRDDIATMIRGELTKEETRLQVWGAGLDSGMVAKDIGSRAEEGFETFGRKWVHAEPTSDGEVKTARDEPIGTLAISGLHEIEEDIWSTKWGLKGKVDASVQARLCRDGGVAEEIVAPLEIKTGKWIGGVGHRAQTMLYTLLMEDRYNTPVNAGLLYYSMKDTIILVEAKANEVRALIQTRNELAEWMERERVPQPKDEPDALAVPFLPPTIDNPTDCDRCYAADACMLYRKAVDRVPVDDYDAIAPLYQAKTGHLTDAHAAFFEHWERLLSLEEQDTVRLRAQLWTMTAEARQRSGRCFADMVIASESNDVGKSLSKIHRYSHTFVRAPAEDGSTPRASLLSGHIAKGDPVSLSIDPHLLCLERGWVTALDRDSVTVAVTYRIDLEALLARTRRPASVDGVRFRIDKDEMSSGMTRMRGSLAQLFVAGGDEKRRRLVVDLEAPAFDESLAPSDDEIPASLNADQRNAMHKVLTAQDYALVLGMPGTGKTTTISEIIKALVARGKSVLLTSYTHSAVDTIVSKLVNADFQVLRIGNIDKVHRDVQHLTLESLGPSTSAEQMEARLMTPPVVAATCLSIEHPIFARRKFDYCIVDEASQITLPTCLGPLRCADKFVLVGDHFQLPPIVRKAEARAGGLDVSLFRRLSDAHTEAVAPLASQYRMNEDIMLLSNRLIYEGRLRCGSEAVAKQALTLRERTPCAHNGEATCAEDCWLQGLLDENVKAVFVDTDLVPARDVRAGDLIQNPIEASLVYQLARAVVASGVREHDVAVITPYRQQIKLLSGLFTDLPNVEILTADKSQGRDKDCILISLVRSNEEGKIGDLLRDWRRINVSFTRARKKLVIFGSRSTLQSDRLLSGFFDLMDEKGWVVRLPPGAHGLHGAVPEVTTTIEKKEKKETKGAVVGERLLNSKPFVKDILAVGIHALNVLTHQDMN, from the exons ATGAGGGCAGCGTcagcttcgtcgtcgtcgtccaagcGGCCCATGGCGCACGACAAGcgcggcagccgcgcgaaacgcgcgcgcacggACAAGGAGAACGAGGACGCGTTCatggccgacctgctcgccggGCTCGAGGGGAGCGAgttcgacgcgccgcccagcagctcgcTGCCCAGCCCTTCCAAGCCGACGCCACGGCGCGGCACCGTTCCCCCTTCCTCTGTGCCCGAAGCCGACCTCATCGACTTTCTGACACAGCCCAAGATGCCGACGCCACGCcggccgctcgcgccgttATCCCGCAGCCCGGTGGGACGGCCGCTGCCTGCCCTGGGCAAAgcggcggtgccgagcgCGTTCAGGCCCGTGAAGAAGGCCGAAGTGAAGCCTAGGCTTGAGGGCCGCTCTGCCATATCGCCTGTCAAAGAGGTCAAGATCGCGCGCGTACCCCCTCCAGCTGTGAAGGCTGCGCCTGTGCCCCAGCTCACTGTCGTCAAAGCCGAGTCTGAAGCCAAGCCtgctgtcgacgtcgacgtgaAGCCGATGGACGCGGAGGACGACTTCCCATTACCCACTGCGTCGCAGGAGTCGCATTACGACATGGACTGGGATCTCGATGCGTTGGCCATGAtcgacgagtcggcgctgGTCAAGGAGACG ATCAAGTACCCCGTCCTCCACCCTCCTCTCCCCGCTCTACCAGAAGGGTACAAGCCCACGCCTTGGCTACGATGTACAGTCGAGGCCGTgtacgacgagctgctcgacactATCCCCGATGACGAGATGAGTCTATTCCTGAGC ACACTCGTTGTCACTTGTGCGGAGGGTACCCGCCGCCTGATTCATCTGAAGGAGCGCTGGGCCGACATCAAGGCCCGCCGGGGCGACGTTGTGAATGTCGTCTCGCACGCTCTGAACGAGCCTCACGACAAGCCCATTGTCCTCACGTTCTCCGACGCGTCATCGTACATCATCCACCACCccgacgtcctcgtcaccATGACGGCGATCGCCAACGCGATCccctgcccccgccgaccATTGGTCCAGgcgctcgtcaagctccCAGAGCCGCCATCGAAGTCCATGCTCTACGGAAACGTGCTCCACTCGCTGCTGCAAGGCTCGCTGTCGGAGCAGAAGTTTTCCCGCGACGATATCGCAACCATGATCCGTGGGGAGCTCACAAAGGAGGAGACTCGGCTACAGGTCTGGGGAGCGGGGCTCGACTCGGGCATGGTGGCAAAGGACATTGGCTCCCGAGCGGAAGAGGGATTCGAGACGTTCGGCCGCAAGTGGGTGCACGCTGAGCCAACCTCCGATGGCGAAGTCAAGACTGCTCGCGATGAGCCGATCGGGACGCTGGCAATCTCGGGCCTGCACGAGATCGAAGAGGACATCTGGTCGACCAAGTGGGGCCTCAAGGGTAAAGTCGACGCCAGTGTCCAGGCGCGCCTATGCCGTGACGGAGGAGTAGCAGAAGAGATTGTCGCCCCGCTAGAGATTAAAACGGGCAAGTGGATTGGTGGGGTGGGCCACCGCGCGCAGACCATGCTCTACACACTGCTCATGGAGGACCGATACA ACACTCCCGTGAACGCTGGCTTGCTGTACTACTCCATGAAGGACACGatcatcctcgtcgaggccaaggcgaacgaggtgcgcgcgctcatcCAGACGCGCAACGAGCTGGCCGAATGGATGGAGCGGGAGCGAGTGCCACAACCGAAAGACGAGCCagacgccctcgccgtgccGTTCTTGCCACCAACGATCGACAACCCGACAGACTGTGACAGATGCTATGCGGCCGATGCGTGCATGCTGTATCGCAAG GCTGTCGACCGCGTACCAGTGGACGACTACGACGCTATTGCGCCACTGTACCAGGCCAAGACAGGGCACTTGAccgacgcgcacgcggcATTCTTCGAGCACTGGGAGCGGCTTCTTTCGCTCGAAGAGCAGGACACTGTGCGCCTCCGTGCTCAGTTGTGGACCATGACGGCCGAGGCTCGGCAGCGGTCAGGTCGATGCTTTGCCGACATGGTTATCGCGTCCGAGTCGAACGACGTGGGCAAGTCGCTGTCCAAGATCCACCGTTACTCGCACACCTTTGTGCGAGCACCTGCCGAGGACGGGTCAACACCACGAGCGTCACTCCTCTCTGGCCACATCGCCAAGGGCGACCCTGTGTCCCTGTCGATCGACCCTCACCTCTTATGCCTCGAACGCGGGTGGGTGACCGCTCTGGACAGGGACAGCGTCACTGTGGCGGTCACGTACAGGAttgacctcgaggcgctccttGCCCGGACGCGCAGACCAGCGTCAGTCGATGGCGTGCGCTTCAGgatcgacaaggacgagatGAGCTCCGGCATGACAAGGATGCGGGGCAGCCTCGCGCAGCTGTTCGTTGCTGGTGGCGATGagaagcggcggcgcctcgttgtcgacctcgaggcaCCAGCGTTCGACGAGAGCCTTGCACCGAGCGATGATGAGATCCCCGCGTCTCTGAACGCAGACCAGCGCAACGCGATGCACAAGGTGCTCACGGCACAAGACTACGCCCTGGTCCTCGGTATGCCCGGTACAGGCAAGACAACGACGATCTCCGAGATCATTAAGGCGCTCGTGGCGCGTGGCAAGAGTGTGCTCCTGACAAGCTACACGCACTCGGCCGTCGACACGATTGTGTCCAAGCTCGTCAACGCGGATTTCCAGGTCCTCCGCATCGGCAACATTGACAAGGTGCACCGCGACGTGCAGCACTTGACACTCGAGTCGCTGGGCCCCagcacgagcgccgagcaGATGGAGGCGCGTCTCATGACAccgccagtcgtcgccgccacatGTTTGTCGATCGAGCA cccAATCTTCGCCCGGCGCAAGTTTGACTACTGTATCGTGGACGAAGCGTCGCAGATTACCCTCCCGACTTGCCTTGGcccgctgcgctgcgccgacaAGTTTGTCCTCGTTGGCGACCACTTCCAGCTGCCTCCGATCGTacgcaaggccgaggcacGTGCGGGCGGGCTCGACGTTTCCCTCTTCCGCCGCCTTAGCGACGCGCATACCGAGGCCGTGGCGCCACTGGCGTCCCAGTACCGCATGAACGAGGACATCATGCTGCTGTCCAACCGGCTCATCTACGAGGGACGGCTGCGCTGCGGGTCTGAGGCGGTAGCGAAGCAAGCGCTCACACTGCGGGAGCGGACCCCTTGCGCTCACAACGGCGAAGCCACATGCGCTGAGGACTGCTGGCTCCAAGGCCTCCTTGACGAGAA CGTCAAGGCCGTGTTTGTCGACACGGACCTGGTACCGGCACGCGACGTGCGCGCAGGCGACCTGATCCAGAACCCTATCGAAGCGTCGCTCGTGTACCAGCTTGCGCGAGCAGTCGTCGCCTCGGGAGTCCGCGAGCACGATGTGGCGGTGATCACGCCGTACCGACAGCAGATCAAGCTGCTGTCCGGGCTATTCACCGACCTGCCCAACGTCGAGATCCTGACAGCCGACAAGTCGCAGGGTCGTGACAAGGACTGTATCCTGATCTCGCTGGTCCGCTCCAACGAGGAAGGCAAGATCGGCGACCTGCTGCGTGACTGGCGCCGCATCAACGTGAGCTTTACGCGCGCGCGTAAGAAGCTCGTGATCTTTGGCTCGCGATCGACCCTCCAGTCCGACCGGCTGCTGAGCGGCTTCTTCGACCTCATGGACGAGAAGGGCTGGGTCGTGCGTCTCCCGCCTGGCGCGCACGGGTTGCACGGGGCAGTGCCAGAGGTGACGACCACGATCGAGAAGAAAGAGAAGAAGGAGACGAAGGGCGCtgtcgttggcgagcgcctgctcAACTCGAAGCCATTCGTCAAGGACATCCTGGCCGTGGGTATTCATGCGTTGAACgtgctgacccaccaggaCATGAATTAA